One genomic region from Buchnera aphidicola (Melanaphis sacchari) encodes:
- the ispH gene encoding 4-hydroxy-3-methylbut-2-enyl diphosphate reductase — translation MEIILANPRGFCAGVKRAIAIVEHALKFYKSTIYVKHELVHNQYVIKDFKKKGIIFIENILDVPDHSVIVFSAHGVSKQVEQQAIKKKLIILNATCPLVKKVHVEVSKASKKSIETILIGHQGHPEIIGTLSRYDNKKRKIHLIENIQDIKKLKIDKNKKIKFFTQTTLSVNNTKSIISALRNKFPNISGPKTEDICYATTNRQKAMIQLTQISDIIFVIGSKNSSNSNRLTELGKEMKVPTKQIESFLDIKKKWLKNIKYIGVTAGASAPNILIEEVIKHLKKIGAKNIREIQGIKEEKIFKIPKNLIYMKKK, via the coding sequence ATGGAAATTATACTGGCTAATCCAAGAGGTTTTTGCGCAGGAGTTAAAAGAGCTATTGCAATAGTAGAACATGCTTTAAAATTTTATAAATCTACTATTTATGTAAAACACGAATTAGTACATAATCAATATGTCATAAAAGATTTTAAAAAAAAAGGAATAATTTTTATTGAAAATATTTTAGATGTTCCAGATCATTCCGTCATAGTTTTTTCAGCTCATGGAGTATCAAAACAAGTAGAACAACAAGCAATAAAAAAAAAATTAATTATTTTAAATGCAACTTGTCCATTAGTTAAAAAAGTTCATGTTGAAGTTTCGAAAGCAAGTAAAAAATCTATAGAAACAATTCTTATTGGTCATCAAGGACACCCTGAAATAATAGGCACACTAAGTAGATATGATAATAAAAAAAGAAAAATACACCTTATTGAAAATATCCAAGATATTAAAAAATTAAAAATTGATAAAAATAAAAAAATAAAGTTTTTCACCCAAACCACCTTGTCAGTTAATAATACAAAATCTATAATTTCAGCTCTTAGAAATAAATTCCCAAATATTTCTGGGCCTAAAACAGAAGATATATGCTACGCTACAACAAACCGACAAAAAGCAATGATTCAATTAACACAAATAAGTGATATAATATTTGTAATAGGTTCTAAAAATTCATCGAATTCCAATCGCTTGACAGAATTAGGCAAAGAAATGAAAGTACCTACAAAACAAATTGAATCATTTCTTGATATCAAGAAAAAATGGTTAAAAAATATAAAATATATTGGCGTTACAGCAGGAGCATCGGCGCCTAATATTTTAATAGAAGAAGTTATTAAACATTTAAAAAAAATAGGCGCAAAAAATATAAGAGAAATTCAGGGAATCAAAGAAGAAAAAATATTCAAAATACCTAAAAACTTAATATACATGAAGAAAAAATAA
- the ribF gene encoding bifunctional riboflavin kinase/FAD synthetase, producing MKLIRNINNTNIINPSSIVSIGNFDGMHLGHQKIFSELCTIGKTNNISKTIIIFEPQPLEFLNKKKAPKRLMQFQQKIKYIQKWKIDTILCIKFNKYFSSLSPEIFIEKILIKKLNTKYIIIGEDFKFGSKRHGNISLLKKLEEKYQFKVIEIPSIYKKNNKVSSTNIRKYLIADKIELARSLLGRPFSILGRVIHGNKIGRKIGYPTANILLYPNNPIQNGVYAVKVSCFQNIKFIGVCNIGIKKNYITQKKQKILEVHLFDTNINLYEKKIEIFLYKKIRNEFNFSSIKFLKNQISKDVQFTQKYFKKIKENKKKYE from the coding sequence ATGAAGCTTATACGAAATATTAATAATACAAATATAATTAACCCTTCGTCTATTGTAAGTATTGGAAATTTTGATGGAATGCATTTAGGACATCAAAAAATATTTTCTGAATTATGTACAATAGGAAAAACAAACAATATATCAAAAACGATAATTATATTTGAACCGCAACCATTAGAATTTTTAAATAAAAAAAAAGCACCAAAAAGGCTTATGCAGTTTCAACAAAAAATTAAATATATCCAAAAATGGAAAATTGATACCATCTTATGTATTAAATTTAATAAATATTTTTCATCTTTAAGTCCAGAAATATTTATTGAAAAAATTTTAATAAAAAAACTAAATACAAAATATATAATTATCGGAGAAGATTTTAAATTTGGATCAAAAAGACATGGAAATATTTCTTTATTAAAAAAACTTGAAGAAAAATATCAATTCAAAGTTATTGAAATTCCTTCCATATATAAAAAAAATAATAAAGTTAGCAGTACCAATATTAGAAAATATTTAATAGCGGATAAAATTGAATTAGCTAGATCATTACTTGGTCGTCCATTTAGCATTTTAGGTCGAGTTATCCATGGAAATAAAATCGGAAGAAAAATAGGTTATCCCACAGCTAATATTCTGTTATATCCTAACAATCCTATACAAAATGGAGTATATGCAGTAAAAGTTTCTTGTTTTCAGAACATAAAATTTATAGGTGTATGCAACATTGGAATCAAAAAAAATTATATTACTCAAAAAAAACAAAAAATTCTCGAAGTGCACTTATTTGATACAAATATAAATTTATATGAAAAAAAAATAGAAATATTTTTATATAAAAAAATAAGAAATGAATTTAATTTTTCTTCAATAAAATTTTTAAAAAATCAGATATCTAAAGATGTTCAATTTACTCAAAAATATTTTAAAAAAATAAAAGAAAATAAAAAAAAATATGAATGA
- the dapB gene encoding 4-hydroxy-tetrahydrodipicolinate reductase, translating into MNKNITRIAISGATGRMGQTLIKAIKKNKNTSLIAALVEKNHPSINQDIGEIIGIGKINTLTSDTLDIKKNDFDVLIDFTHPSGTLEYLKYCKKFKKNIIIGTTGFSKEEIKNIKLYSNDIALVMSSNFSIGINLLYELVHQTTKVLGKNSDIDIIEFHHRNKIDIPSGTALTIGEKISETMQWNLEEHSLYYKKGIKKTRETKKIGFSSIRSGEIIGKHSTIFSNSFEEIKITHTAFNREAFAQGAIEAAIWVNARKKGLFNMQDVLKKN; encoded by the coding sequence ATGAATAAAAATATAACTCGTATTGCAATTTCTGGTGCTACAGGTCGAATGGGTCAAACATTAATTAAAGCGATTAAAAAAAATAAAAATACTTCTTTAATTGCTGCTTTAGTTGAAAAAAATCATCCTTCAATTAATCAAGATATCGGAGAAATTATCGGAATAGGAAAAATCAATACATTAACTAGCGATACTTTAGATATTAAGAAAAATGATTTTGACGTTTTAATCGATTTTACACATCCCAGTGGAACGTTAGAATACTTAAAATATTGTAAAAAATTTAAAAAAAATATTATTATCGGAACAACTGGATTTTCCAAAGAAGAAATTAAAAATATTAAATTATATTCTAATGATATTGCTTTAGTAATGTCTTCAAACTTTAGCATAGGAATTAATTTATTATATGAATTAGTTCATCAAACCACTAAAGTTTTAGGAAAAAATTCAGATATTGATATTATAGAATTTCATCATCGCAATAAAATAGACATTCCCTCAGGTACTGCATTAACTATTGGCGAGAAAATATCAGAAACAATGCAATGGAATCTTGAAGAGCATTCATTATATTATAAAAAAGGAATCAAAAAAACTCGAGAAACAAAAAAAATTGGATTTTCTAGTATAAGATCAGGAGAAATTATAGGAAAGCATAGTACTATTTTTTCAAATTCTTTTGAAGAAATTAAAATTACTCACACTGCTTTTAATAGAGAAGCTTTTGCTCAAGGCGCTATAGAAGCAGCTATATGGGTGAACGCAAGAAAAAAAGGATTGTTTAATATGCAAGATGTACTAAAGAAAAACTAA
- the rpsT gene encoding 30S ribosomal protein S20: MANIKSAKKDSITSEQRRKNNTSQRSKIKTFIKKVRLAIISGDQEKAQYAFKNMQPIIDKYATKGLIHKNKAARYKSNLSLQILKLKNKKH, encoded by the coding sequence TTGGCAAATATTAAATCTGCTAAAAAAGATTCCATAACATCTGAACAACGTCGCAAAAACAATACAAGTCAACGCTCAAAAATAAAGACTTTTATAAAAAAAGTACGTTTAGCTATTATTTCCGGAGATCAAGAAAAAGCACAGTATGCTTTTAAAAATATGCAGCCTATTATTGATAAATATGCGACTAAAGGTTTAATACATAAAAATAAAGCAGCTCGATATAAATCTAATTTATCATTACAGATTTTAAAGTTAAAAAATAAAAAACATTAA
- the ileS gene encoding isoleucine--tRNA ligase, whose translation MNDYKKSLNLPKTKFSMKANLSVKEPKILYNWHQNNIYELIRTKKKEKKIFFLHDGPPYANGNIHIGHAVNKILKDIIIKSKNMSGFDAPYIPSWDCHGLPIEQKVEEIIEIQKKDINIAEFQKKCRKYAKKQVKKQKEDFIRLGIIGDWEKSNLTMDFKNEANIIRTLSKIIKKKYLYRDFKPVHWCLKCHSSLSDAEIEYFEKKSDSVFVAMKNNQENFKKIFNIQISNNKDICLPIWTTTPWTLPSSQAIAIHPDFEYQLIETEKYNFILEKKLVDKVLNLFKINHWKLLTSFLGKKIEGIKFLHPFLSRKVPVILGEHVTNESGTGAVHTSPDHGQDDYLVAQKYNIKTLNLINSKGFYKKNTHPKLDGINIFQANKIIINLLIENNCLLKYTTLKHNYPYCWRHKTPVIFRATPQWFIKINKILRKKTLEKIEKVLWIPEWGKSRISEMIKKRPDWCISRQRRWGVPMSILIDKKTKEIHPKNFFIMEKIAQRVELEGIEAWWNINLKSIINEKHHEYYQIFDILDVWFESGNTHTTIKYHNKKYSTNRADMFLEGSDQHRGWFMSSLIISMLINKKAPYSEVLTHGFVVDGKGEKMSKSIGNTISPNDIVNTLGADVLRLWVASSNYSNDISISQEILKNTSDIYRRIRNTIRFMLANIYDFDPEIHIVPNEKMIFLDTWIIHQAKKTQEEIIRSYSKYNFHAVIQRLMYFCSIEMGSFYLDIIKDRQYTLKKDSLARRSCQTAIYYIIHAFVRWIAPILSFTANETWDFLPGQKSQYVFTEEWSDKLFYLKSNNIFNNDFWNQLISIKNEVNKLLEEEIKNYNIKNSLEASITLYISSKIRDKLKILGDELKFLFLTSHVIIKSYDTAPKHAKKSNIISELKVSLKKVKANKCPRCWHYNITVKNTQNSKICTRCISNTVGNGEKRLFI comes from the coding sequence ATGAATGATTATAAAAAAAGCTTGAATTTACCTAAAACAAAATTTTCAATGAAAGCTAATCTTTCTGTAAAAGAACCAAAAATCCTATACAATTGGCATCAAAATAATATTTATGAATTAATTCGTACAAAAAAGAAAGAAAAAAAAATATTTTTTTTACATGATGGGCCTCCATATGCTAATGGAAATATTCATATAGGACATGCAGTCAACAAAATTTTAAAAGATATAATTATAAAATCAAAAAATATGTCAGGATTTGATGCACCCTATATACCATCGTGGGACTGTCACGGTTTACCAATTGAACAAAAAGTTGAGGAAATAATAGAAATTCAAAAAAAAGATATAAATATTGCCGAATTTCAAAAAAAATGTAGAAAATATGCGAAAAAACAAGTAAAAAAACAAAAAGAAGACTTTATTCGATTAGGAATTATCGGGGATTGGGAAAAATCTAATCTTACAATGGATTTTAAAAACGAAGCAAATATTATTAGAACATTATCTAAAATTATTAAAAAAAAATATTTATATAGAGATTTTAAACCTGTTCATTGGTGCTTAAAATGTCACTCATCCTTATCAGATGCAGAAATTGAATATTTTGAAAAAAAATCAGATTCAGTTTTTGTGGCAATGAAAAATAATCAAGAAAATTTTAAAAAAATATTTAATATTCAAATATCAAATAATAAAGATATATGTCTTCCCATTTGGACTACGACGCCATGGACACTCCCTTCTAGTCAAGCTATTGCAATTCATCCCGATTTTGAATATCAATTAATAGAAACTGAAAAATATAATTTTATTTTAGAAAAAAAATTAGTTGATAAAGTATTAAATCTTTTCAAGATAAATCATTGGAAACTTTTAACTTCTTTTTTAGGAAAAAAAATAGAGGGAATAAAATTTTTACATCCATTTCTTTCAAGGAAAGTTCCTGTAATATTAGGCGAACATGTAACTAATGAATCGGGTACAGGAGCTGTTCATACATCACCTGATCATGGACAAGATGATTATCTTGTCGCGCAAAAATATAATATAAAAACACTTAATTTAATAAATTCTAAAGGTTTTTATAAAAAAAATACTCACCCTAAATTAGATGGTATCAATATATTCCAAGCTAATAAAATAATTATTAATTTGTTAATTGAAAATAATTGTTTATTAAAATACACAACCTTAAAACATAATTATCCATATTGTTGGAGACATAAAACACCTGTTATATTTAGAGCTACACCACAATGGTTTATTAAAATTAATAAAATACTTCGCAAAAAAACTCTGGAAAAAATAGAAAAAGTTTTATGGATTCCTGAATGGGGGAAATCTAGAATATCAGAAATGATAAAAAAAAGACCCGACTGGTGTATTTCCAGACAAAGAAGATGGGGTGTTCCAATGTCTATTTTAATAGATAAAAAAACCAAAGAAATTCACCCTAAAAATTTTTTTATTATGGAAAAAATAGCACAAAGGGTAGAATTAGAAGGCATTGAAGCATGGTGGAATATAAATTTAAAAAGTATTATTAATGAAAAACATCATGAATATTATCAAATATTCGATATATTAGATGTATGGTTTGAATCAGGAAATACTCATACGACAATAAAGTATCACAATAAAAAATATTCTACAAATAGAGCAGACATGTTTTTGGAGGGTTCTGATCAACATAGAGGTTGGTTTATGTCGTCGTTAATTATATCTATGTTGATAAACAAAAAAGCACCATATTCTGAAGTGTTAACACATGGATTTGTGGTTGATGGAAAGGGAGAAAAAATGTCTAAATCTATAGGAAATACTATTAGTCCTAATGACATAGTAAATACTTTAGGAGCAGATGTTTTAAGATTGTGGGTAGCTTCGTCTAATTATTCTAACGATATTTCAATATCTCAAGAAATATTAAAAAATACTTCAGATATTTATCGAAGAATAAGAAATACAATACGTTTTATGTTAGCAAATATTTATGATTTTGATCCTGAAATACATATTGTACCTAATGAAAAAATGATTTTTTTAGACACATGGATCATTCATCAAGCAAAAAAAACACAAGAAGAAATCATTCGCTCATATTCTAAATATAATTTTCATGCTGTAATACAACGTTTAATGTACTTTTGTTCTATTGAAATGGGTTCTTTCTATCTTGATATTATCAAAGATCGTCAATATACATTAAAAAAAGATAGTTTAGCACGAAGAAGTTGTCAAACAGCTATATATTATATCATTCATGCTTTTGTTCGTTGGATAGCTCCAATATTGTCATTTACTGCTAATGAAACTTGGGACTTTTTACCAGGACAAAAATCTCAATACGTATTTACAGAAGAATGGTCTGATAAATTATTTTATTTAAAATCAAATAATATATTTAATAATGATTTTTGGAATCAATTAATTTCTATTAAAAATGAAGTTAATAAGCTTTTAGAAGAAGAAATTAAAAATTATAATATAAAGAATTCATTAGAAGCTTCAATTACATTATATATTTCGTCAAAAATACGAGATAAATTAAAAATTTTAGGCGATGAATTAAAATTTTTATTTTTAACATCACACGTAATAATTAAATCATATGATACCGCACCAAAACACGCAAAAAAAAGCAATATTATATCTGAATTAAAAGTATCTTTAAAAAAAGTCAAAGCAAATAAATGTCCAAGATGCTGGCACTATAATATTACTGTAAAAAATACTCAAAATTCTAAAATTTGTACACGTTGCATTTCAAATACAGTAGGAAATGGTGAAAAACGATTATTTATATGA
- the lspA gene encoding signal peptidase II — translation MKKKYVIKKNYWIHIALMVLILSIDIYSKKWILKNLYIYEKKNIFSVLNFFHVHNYGIAFSIFSDQEKWQKNFLLTFNIIIIIFIINTFLKLKKKLFSYSLVIAGAIGNLIDRIQYGFVIDFIDFHINNWHFATFNIADSSIFIGILIIIKNNYYR, via the coding sequence ATGAAAAAAAAATATGTTATTAAAAAAAATTATTGGATACATATTGCCCTAATGGTACTAATATTATCAATAGATATCTATAGTAAAAAATGGATCTTAAAAAATTTATATATATATGAAAAAAAAAATATTTTCTCAGTATTAAATTTTTTTCATGTTCATAATTATGGAATAGCATTTAGCATATTTTCAGATCAAGAAAAATGGCAAAAAAACTTTTTATTAACTTTTAATATAATTATTATAATTTTTATTATAAATACTTTCTTAAAACTAAAAAAAAAACTTTTTTCTTATTCTCTAGTTATTGCAGGTGCAATAGGAAATCTAATAGATCGAATACAATATGGATTTGTAATAGATTTTATTGATTTTCATATTAATAATTGGCATTTTGCTACATTTAATATAGCTGATAGTAGTATTTTTATTGGTATATTGATAATTATTAAAAATAACTATTATCGTTAG
- the dnaJ gene encoding molecular chaperone DnaJ, translating to MPKKDYYQILGISKSAEDREIKKAYRKLAMKYHPDRNQGDKNSENKFKEIKEAYEVLINEEKRSAYDQYGHAAFENGNNQQNTYSTFTSSSDFGDIFGDVFGDIFGNNSRNQRVKKGSDLCYNMEISLEEAVKGVIKEIRIPTFQKCNSCYGTGSNNGSKPNRCSMCQGKGQIHMRKGFFTVQQSCPSCQGQGSVIKNPCRICRGQGRIKTHKNLSIKIPPGIDTNDRIRLNNEGEAGINGAEPGDLYVQMTVSKHHIFERKENDLYCEVPINFAMAALGGEIEVPTLDGRVKLKIPSETQSGKLFRIRGRGVKSVQNRSQGDLLCRIVVETPVNLNTQQKYLLKELGNSLNSIQNNKNSPRSKRFFDGVKRFFDDLTK from the coding sequence ATGCCCAAAAAAGACTACTATCAAATTTTAGGAATTTCCAAATCAGCTGAAGATCGAGAAATTAAAAAAGCATATAGAAAATTAGCTATGAAATATCATCCTGATCGCAATCAAGGAGATAAAAATTCTGAAAATAAATTTAAAGAAATAAAAGAAGCCTATGAAGTTTTAATAAATGAAGAAAAAAGAAGTGCATATGATCAATACGGACATGCAGCATTTGAAAATGGAAATAACCAACAAAATACTTATAGCACTTTTACTAGTTCTTCGGATTTCGGAGATATCTTTGGAGACGTTTTTGGTGATATATTTGGAAATAACAGTAGAAACCAGAGAGTAAAAAAAGGATCAGATTTATGTTATAACATGGAAATATCTTTAGAAGAAGCAGTAAAAGGTGTGATTAAAGAAATTCGCATACCAACATTTCAAAAATGTAATAGTTGTTATGGCACTGGATCAAATAATGGATCTAAACCAAACAGATGTTCAATGTGTCAAGGAAAAGGGCAAATTCACATGAGAAAGGGATTTTTTACAGTACAGCAATCATGTCCTTCGTGCCAAGGACAAGGTTCTGTAATAAAAAATCCATGTCGAATATGTCGCGGACAAGGAAGAATTAAGACACATAAAAATTTATCGATCAAAATTCCGCCTGGAATTGATACTAATGATCGAATTCGCTTAAATAACGAAGGAGAAGCAGGAATTAATGGCGCAGAACCAGGAGATCTATATGTTCAGATGACTGTTAGCAAACATCATATTTTTGAAAGAAAAGAAAACGATTTGTACTGTGAAGTGCCAATTAATTTCGCTATGGCCGCATTAGGCGGAGAAATAGAAGTGCCAACATTAGATGGTAGAGTAAAATTAAAAATACCATCTGAAACACAATCCGGAAAACTATTCCGTATTCGAGGAAGAGGTGTTAAATCAGTACAGAATAGAAGTCAAGGTGATTTATTATGCCGTATAGTCGTAGAAACACCGGTAAATCTTAATACACAACAAAAATATCTTTTAAAAGAACTAGGAAATAGTTTAAACAGTATTCAGAATAATAAAAACAGTCCACGATCAAAAAGATTTTTTGACGGTGTTAAAAGATTTTTTGATGACTTAACTAAATAA
- the carA gene encoding glutamine-hydrolyzing carbamoyl-phosphate synthase small subunit, which translates to MEAALGQLAVLVLEDGTRFHGRSIGAKGSTVGEVVFNTSITGYQEIVTDPSYSHQIVTLTHPHIGNVGTNYYDEESSKLHIRGLIIRDLSRISSNYRSEKNLSSYLKKNNIVGISDIDTRKLTRILRTKGSQNGCIMEDKKENYIIAHKKAKNFLSLQGLDLAKKVSTKVVYNWDKGSLLLHEKKPLFEKKKKFLFHIVVYDFGVKRNILRMLVDRRCYLTVIPATTSAEDALKLSPDGIFLSNGPGDPRPCQYAINAIKYFLKINIPIFGICLGHQLLALASGASIIKMKFGHHGGNHPVKEIKTNRVIITSQNHSFTVDKKNMPKNIFITHSSLFDGTLQGLSFTNKPAFSFQGHPEASPGPHDAAYLFDHFIKLLNQSKFRN; encoded by the coding sequence ATGGAGGCTGCTTTGGGTCAATTAGCAGTATTAGTTTTGGAAGATGGAACCAGGTTTCACGGACGTTCCATTGGGGCTAAAGGAAGCACTGTAGGCGAAGTCGTTTTTAATACATCAATCACTGGTTATCAAGAAATAGTCACCGATCCTTCGTATTCACATCAAATCGTTACGTTAACTCATCCGCACATTGGCAATGTTGGAACTAATTATTATGATGAAGAATCATCTAAGCTTCATATAAGAGGTTTAATTATCCGTGATTTGTCAAGAATCTCTAGTAATTATCGAAGTGAAAAAAATCTTTCTTCTTATTTAAAAAAAAATAATATTGTTGGAATATCTGATATTGATACGAGGAAATTAACGCGAATTTTGCGTACTAAGGGTTCTCAAAATGGCTGTATTATGGAAGATAAAAAAGAAAATTATATTATCGCACATAAAAAAGCGAAAAATTTTTTAAGTTTACAAGGATTAGATCTAGCAAAAAAAGTTAGTACAAAGGTTGTTTATAATTGGGATAAAGGCAGTTTATTGCTTCATGAAAAAAAACCTCTTTTTGAGAAAAAAAAGAAATTTTTATTTCATATTGTTGTATATGATTTTGGGGTTAAAAGAAATATACTAAGAATGCTTGTGGATAGAAGATGTTATTTAACAGTTATTCCTGCTACAACAAGTGCCGAAGACGCTCTAAAGTTATCTCCTGACGGAATTTTTTTATCCAATGGACCAGGTGATCCTAGACCTTGTCAATATGCTATAAATGCAATTAAATATTTTCTTAAAATTAATATTCCAATCTTTGGAATATGCCTAGGGCACCAACTTCTTGCATTGGCTAGCGGAGCTAGTATCATTAAGATGAAATTTGGTCATCACGGGGGAAATCATCCTGTTAAAGAAATAAAAACAAACCGAGTAATTATTACCTCTCAAAATCATAGCTTTACTGTTGACAAAAAAAATATGCCTAAAAATATATTTATAACACATAGCTCTCTTTTTGACGGAACCCTGCAAGGTTTATCTTTTACTAACAAACCAGCTTTTAGTTTTCAAGGTCATCCAGAAGCTAGTCCTGGTCCGCATGATGCTGCATATTTATTTGATCATTTTATCAAATTACTCAATCAATCAAAATTTCGTAATTAA